From a region of the Malania oleifera isolate guangnan ecotype guangnan chromosome 12, ASM2987363v1, whole genome shotgun sequence genome:
- the LOC131143881 gene encoding uncharacterized protein LOC131143881, giving the protein MEAIITSRSGNEVPQPKILIDRQPIVLAPEVTTETYEVKEKSEEASVEVKNVNEETETNKEYQPVSDFSSLSQDMRSGLQILWEKVSLLDQRLIRIEEYQASTSRGGDPMDTSSAPQSDNEDSEEGSDEEEEGDEGEEGNEEEKDDEESQEEDDANS; this is encoded by the exons ATGGAGGccattattacttcgagaagtggaaacgAAGTTCCCCAACCTAAGATACTCATCGATAGACAACCAATTGTCCTGGCACCTGAAGTTACGACTGAGACatatgaagtcaaagaaaaatcagaggaagcgagcGTAGAAGTAAAGAACGTTAATGAGGAGACCGAGaccaataaggagtaccaacctgtg AGTGACTTCTCCTCTCTCAGCCAGGATATGAGGTCTGGCCTCCAGATCCTTTGGGAAAAGGTATCCTTACTTGATCAGCGTCTCATCCGGATTGAGGAATATCAGGCTAGCACCTCCCGAGGTGGAGATCCCATGGACACCAGTTCAGCTCCTCAGAGTGATAATGAGGATTCTGAGGAGGGCAGTGATGAAGAAGAGGAAGGTGATGAGGGAGAAGAAGGAAATGAGGAAGAGAAGGATGATGAGGAATCTCAAGAGGAAGATGATGCTAATAGTTAA